Proteins found in one Thermodesulfobacteriota bacterium genomic segment:
- the pheS gene encoding phenylalanine--tRNA ligase subunit alpha: protein MEERLQKIRDEALKTIPEVKSREEWEALRIKYLGRKGILPELLKQMGGLPAELKPRIGQLANAVKKDIEAALNTWQARVSSEGQAGPTGPKTDITLPGRFISPGKLHPITQITGEVCDIFERLGFAMAEGPDVELDYYNFEALNIPRDHPARDMQDTFYISENVLLRTHTSPIQVRTMERQRPPVRIIAPGKVYRCDSDITHTPMFHQVEGFMVDKGVSFADLKGILTIFIHQIFDEQTSLRFRPSFFPFTEPSAEIDILCVICRGSGCRVCSQTGWLEVMGAGMVDPEVFRMVGYDPEEITGLAFGMGIERIAMLKYGIDDIRLFYENNLRFLNQF from the coding sequence ATGGAAGAAAGGCTGCAAAAAATAAGGGACGAGGCGCTTAAGACCATCCCGGAGGTCAAGAGCCGGGAGGAATGGGAAGCGCTTCGCATTAAGTACCTGGGCCGTAAAGGAATCCTGCCTGAGCTGTTAAAACAGATGGGCGGCCTGCCGGCAGAGCTCAAGCCGCGTATCGGGCAGTTGGCCAATGCCGTCAAAAAGGACATAGAGGCCGCCCTTAATACCTGGCAGGCAAGGGTTTCCTCTGAGGGGCAGGCAGGTCCAACAGGTCCAAAGACAGACATTACGTTACCCGGCCGGTTTATATCCCCGGGTAAGCTCCATCCTATAACCCAGATCACCGGCGAGGTATGCGATATATTTGAGAGACTGGGTTTTGCTATGGCCGAAGGGCCGGATGTGGAGCTTGATTATTATAATTTTGAGGCGTTGAATATCCCGCGCGATCACCCGGCGCGGGACATGCAGGATACTTTTTATATCTCTGAAAACGTCCTTCTGCGCACCCATACCTCTCCGATACAGGTGCGCACCATGGAAAGGCAACGGCCGCCGGTGCGGATTATTGCGCCGGGCAAGGTCTATCGCTGTGACTCGGATATCACCCATACCCCTATGTTCCATCAGGTGGAAGGGTTTATGGTCGATAAAGGCGTCTCATTTGCTGACCTTAAAGGGATATTGACCATATTTATCCATCAGATTTTCGATGAACAGACCTCCCTCCGCTTCCGTCCCAGCTTTTTCCCTTTTACCGAACCCAGCGCGGAGATAGATATCCTTTGTGTGATTTGTCGTGGCTCAGGTTGCCGGGTTTGTTCTCAAACCGGCTGGCTGGAGGTCATGGGGGCCGGCATGGTTGACCCGGAAGTCTTTCGCATGGTCGGTTATGACCCGGAGGAAATTACCGGCCTGGCCTTTGGCATGGGCATAGAGCGTATAGCCATGCTGAAGTACGGCATTGACGATATCCGTCTTTTCTACGAGAATAATCTCCGTTTTCTCAATCAATTTTAG
- the rplT gene encoding 50S ribosomal protein L20 translates to MPRAKRGFKARRRRNKVLALAKGYWGRRSKIFRTAKEAVERAMTYAYRDRRVRKREFRALWIARINAAARLNGLSYSRLMGGLKKTGIELDRKILSDLAISDPACFAKIARTAQ, encoded by the coding sequence ATGCCAAGAGCGAAAAGGGGTTTTAAGGCCAGGAGACGGAGAAATAAGGTACTGGCTTTGGCCAAAGGATATTGGGGACGAAGGAGCAAAATCTTCCGCACGGCCAAAGAGGCGGTAGAGCGCGCCATGACCTATGCTTATCGTGATCGCAGGGTGCGGAAGCGGGAATTCAGGGCCCTCTGGATTGCACGTATCAATGCGGCGGCCAGGCTGAACGGCCTCTCTTACAGCAGGTTGATGGGTGGATTAAAAAAGACGGGGATAGAATTGGATCGTAAGATCCTTTCTGATCTGGCTATAAGCGATCCGGCCTGCTTTGCAAAAATTGCCAGGACGGCGCAATAA
- the rpmI gene encoding 50S ribosomal protein L35, with translation MPKIKTNRGAAKRFKVTGTGKILGFKAYGSHILTSKTRKRKRGLRGSSVLDESNAKNIRQIIPYL, from the coding sequence ATGCCAAAGATTAAAACTAATCGGGGCGCTGCCAAGCGCTTTAAGGTAACCGGTACAGGCAAAATTTTAGGGTTTAAGGCCTATGGCAGCCATATATTGACCTCAAAGACACGCAAACGAAAGAGAGGCCTGCGCGGTTCGAGCGTGCTTGATGAGTCCAATGCCAAAAATATCCGACAGATAATACCCTATCTTTGA
- the infC gene encoding translation initiation factor IF-3, giving the protein MEKKVRINWQIRAKEVRLIGADGTQLGIKPLEEALKLAEAEGLDLVEIAPTAQPPVCRVMDYGKFKYEQSKKIQLAKKKQVVIQVKEVKFRPKTDEHDYQFKLRHIRRFLEDKDKVKVSVRFRGREIAFSGQAVTILNRIRTEIEDIGKIEYEPKMEGRDMVMIVAPKT; this is encoded by the coding sequence ATAGAGAAAAAGGTTAGAATTAATTGGCAGATACGTGCCAAGGAAGTACGGTTAATCGGCGCAGACGGGACGCAACTGGGGATTAAGCCCCTTGAGGAAGCCCTGAAGTTGGCGGAGGCAGAAGGGCTTGATCTGGTGGAAATAGCTCCTACAGCTCAACCGCCGGTCTGCCGGGTTATGGACTACGGCAAATTTAAGTACGAACAGAGCAAAAAAATCCAGTTGGCCAAGAAAAAACAGGTAGTTATACAGGTAAAAGAGGTCAAGTTCCGGCCCAAGACCGATGAGCATGATTACCAGTTTAAGTTGCGCCATATTCGCCGGTTTTTGGAAGATAAAGACAAAGTTAAGGTATCCGTTCGTTTCCGGGGGCGTGAGATCGCCTTTTCCGGCCAGGCCGTAACTATATTAAATCGTATTCGCACCGAGATAGAGGATATTGGAAAAATCGAATACGAACCAAAGATGGAAGGCCGGGACATGGTGATGATAGTTGCCCCCAAGACGTAG
- a CDS encoding TusE/DsrC/DsvC family sulfur relay protein: MPSVSYKDKRFEVNIEGYLKTFDSWTAEFSQAIAKQEGIEDLTDEHWLIIEYVRNYYAKRGIAPMILKLQRDLKISIWRIHELFPTTSERAICKIAGLPKPTGCI, encoded by the coding sequence ATGCCGAGCGTATCTTATAAAGACAAGCGATTCGAGGTCAACATAGAAGGCTATTTGAAGACTTTCGATAGCTGGACTGCGGAATTCTCCCAGGCCATCGCCAAACAAGAAGGGATAGAAGATTTAACCGATGAACACTGGCTAATAATTGAATACGTGCGTAACTACTATGCCAAACGTGGCATTGCTCCTATGATTTTAAAATTGCAACGAGACCTCAAAATTTCCATTTGGCGAATACATGAACTTTTTCCTACCACGTCTGAGAGGGCTATATGCAAGATTGCCGGACTGCCCAAGCCCACCGGTTGTATCTAA
- a CDS encoding radical SAM protein codes for MHSISDPPVLLINSNRTSPVSSSDTIPISLGYIGAFLRDNGFEIALWDDLKDRPLSLLKIREFILNRRPLYVAFSAYMENMESIRLMAKFIKELDPRIPVVIGGPQATFMPTEALLDLRHMDVISRGDGEIVARDLACALRENRPLSTVRGISYRVENRLYDNPMAEETGDDLDTYPSPYLTNILDLSHKDTAILLTSRGCVYPCVFCYTPRAFHHKVKIHSIERVLEEIRHCVKGGVRQFWFADPNFSFSRERLECLLDKIIEQDLDIRFWCQTRYDLVDASLLMKLKRAGAATIAYGMESGSPRVLDTIRKKLDLDRLSKAIKLAQSFGVNVELFTLYGLPGETFADAYETVRFVKNHGVRIEGNSCSQQLQVYFGTEIQRDYKKFGIIPHPQYKPRYLSIGDDFETEKLTSKEIKRLKAIWFINNVFFQEKFEARTDIFPLLSYLVHQAHYLDEEPEFYLYLTGLLCEVEEFELLYRYLSTDRAAGQSWLKEWIRRVPFYRDSSSAARSGMKIILDIAGYLGERPIPSASGRYWPLVIGEGRFLPEFESNLAGLKAGEERRFQVRFPHEYPDRELAGQDATFMIRVHKVMEPVFVQGVEDIPSLGICNTYQPGDLDSLRKTQEALYYIWLRSLNPEELMQSPQRGLDLISKYLCLGRFTEAMTVAEKIFTRDGLGLKVIRVLMEGGLFEFALELINKAGWQDHEGLIQQIRCYLSLKDYDRALEILKRIYNERDLRVLYCLLDIYQKKGEAMEVIEELKEKFLAGQIRYSLLREEQRIKMAGPVCVPA; via the coding sequence ATGCATTCAATAAGCGATCCCCCTGTCTTACTCATCAACAGTAATCGAACCTCTCCGGTCTCTTCATCAGATACCATCCCGATCTCACTAGGATATATAGGCGCCTTTCTCAGGGATAATGGGTTTGAGATCGCCCTGTGGGATGATCTCAAAGACAGGCCTTTGTCGCTGTTAAAAATCAGGGAGTTCATCCTTAACCGGCGTCCTTTATATGTAGCTTTTTCTGCTTACATGGAAAACATGGAAAGTATCCGCCTTATGGCTAAATTCATAAAGGAACTGGATCCCCGGATACCCGTTGTCATTGGCGGGCCGCAAGCGACCTTCATGCCTACCGAGGCCCTCCTTGACCTTCGCCATATGGATGTCATTTCCCGGGGTGACGGCGAAATAGTGGCGCGGGATCTCGCCTGTGCGCTGCGGGAGAATCGGCCCTTGTCCACTGTCCGTGGGATATCCTATAGGGTAGAAAATCGCCTGTATGATAATCCGATGGCCGAAGAAACCGGAGATGATTTGGATACCTATCCGTCACCGTATCTGACAAATATCCTGGATCTATCACACAAGGATACGGCCATCTTGCTTACCTCCAGAGGCTGTGTCTATCCCTGCGTATTCTGCTATACGCCCAGGGCGTTCCATCATAAGGTAAAAATTCACTCCATCGAACGGGTGCTGGAAGAAATCAGGCATTGTGTAAAAGGGGGCGTTAGACAGTTCTGGTTTGCCGATCCGAACTTCAGTTTTTCCCGCGAGCGGCTGGAATGCCTTTTAGATAAAATTATAGAACAGGACCTTGATATCCGGTTCTGGTGTCAAACGCGTTACGACCTGGTAGATGCCTCCCTTCTTATGAAGCTAAAACGGGCCGGGGCCGCTACCATTGCCTATGGCATGGAATCAGGCAGCCCCAGGGTTCTCGATACCATCAGAAAAAAATTGGATCTGGACAGACTGTCTAAGGCCATCAAATTGGCCCAGTCCTTTGGCGTCAACGTGGAGTTGTTTACCCTTTACGGGCTGCCGGGTGAGACCTTTGCCGATGCCTATGAAACCGTGCGTTTTGTGAAGAACCACGGGGTTCGCATCGAGGGTAATTCCTGTTCGCAGCAGCTTCAGGTCTATTTCGGCACGGAGATCCAGAGAGACTATAAGAAATTCGGGATCATACCTCACCCGCAATACAAGCCCCGATACTTATCCATCGGAGATGATTTTGAGACCGAGAAGCTGACCTCCAAAGAGATAAAGCGGCTGAAGGCCATCTGGTTTATTAACAACGTCTTCTTCCAGGAGAAGTTCGAGGCAAGGACCGATATCTTCCCTCTCCTCTCGTATCTTGTTCACCAAGCCCATTATCTGGACGAAGAGCCGGAATTCTATCTTTATCTTACAGGGTTATTATGTGAGGTTGAGGAATTTGAGTTGCTCTACCGGTATTTGAGCACGGACAGGGCCGCCGGACAGTCGTGGCTTAAGGAATGGATCAGGCGCGTGCCTTTCTACCGGGACTCAAGCTCTGCGGCAAGATCCGGGATGAAGATAATTTTAGATATTGCCGGATACCTTGGGGAAAGACCCATTCCCAGTGCGAGCGGACGATACTGGCCGCTCGTGATCGGTGAGGGCCGCTTTCTGCCTGAATTCGAGAGCAACCTGGCGGGACTTAAGGCCGGAGAAGAGAGGCGGTTTCAGGTCAGATTTCCTCATGAATATCCTGACCGGGAGCTGGCCGGACAAGATGCCACCTTCATGATAAGGGTACATAAGGTCATGGAACCTGTGTTTGTCCAGGGGGTTGAAGACATTCCTTCTCTCGGCATCTGCAACACATACCAACCGGGCGATCTCGATTCTCTCAGAAAGACCCAGGAGGCCTTATACTACATCTGGTTACGATCGCTTAACCCCGAAGAATTGATGCAAAGCCCCCAGCGGGGTCTGGACCTTATTAGTAAATATCTCTGTCTGGGAAGGTTTACCGAGGCCATGACCGTCGCGGAGAAAATTTTTACGAGGGACGGCCTGGGGCTAAAAGTTATCCGCGTCCTCATGGAGGGCGGACTATTTGAATTTGCTCTAGAACTTATAAATAAGGCTGGATGGCAGGACCACGAGGGCCTGATTCAGCAGATTCGTTGTTATTTGAGTCTTAAAGACTATGATCGGGCGCTGGAGATCTTAAAAAGGATATATAATGAGCGAGACCTGCGAGTCCTTTATTGCCTTCTGGATATCTACCAGAAGAAAGGCGAAGCCATGGAGGTAATAGAAGAATTAAAAGAAAAATTTCTGGCCGGCCAGATCAGGTATTCTCTCTTAAGGGAAGAGCAGAGAATTAAAATGGCCGGCCCTGTCTGCGTGCCTGCCTGA